In the Loxodonta africana isolate mLoxAfr1 chromosome 1, mLoxAfr1.hap2, whole genome shotgun sequence genome, one interval contains:
- the IL17A gene encoding interleukin-17A, producing the protein MSSVRISSLSLLLLLSMLAMVIAGPAAPRNPGCPNAEDKNFPHTVRLNLNITNRNPNTNSRRSSDYYKRSTSPWSLHRNEDPERYPSVIWEAKCLHLGCVNADGQVNHHMNSVPVKQEILVLRRENGQCPRSFRLEKMLVTVGCTCVTPIIQHMS; encoded by the exons ATGTCTTCTGTGAGGATCTCGTCTCTG TCACTACTTCTACTGCTGAGTATGCTGGCTATGGTGATAGCAGGACCAGCAGCCCCACGGAATCCAGGATGCCCAAATGCTGAGGACAAGAATTTTCCCCATACTGTGAGGCTCAACCTTAACATCACTAACCGGAACCcgaacacaaactccagaaggtcCTCAGATTACTACAAGCGCTCCACCTCACCCTGGAGTCTCCA TCGCAATGAGGACCCCGAGAGATACCCCTCTGTGATTTGGGAGGCGAAGTGCCTCCACTTAGGCTGTGTCAACGCTGACGGGCAAGTGAACCACCACATGAACTCCGTCCCCGTCAAGCAAGAGATCCTGGTCCTGAGAAGAGAAAATGGGCAATGTCCCCGCTCCTTCAGACTGGAGAAGatgctggtgactgtgggctgCACCTGCGTTACCCCCATCATCCAGCACATGAGCTGA